The DNA region GCGCTTTCATAGCTTGCTTGCTGTTAAGACCTTCAAGTATCTTATTTAAAATCATTACTGATTCACCGAATGCATTTGCAAGGGCATTTTGATTATTCAGCACATTCGCATTGTGCTTCAGCACTTCATTATTGAAACGGTCTATAATCTGCCGCTGTGATTCGGATATTCTGCTCATCTCCATTTTGGCAGGAATGAGAAGCATCTCTTCCTGTGCCTTGATGAAGCCGATGTACTTCTGATGGTTTTTAACCAGCATATTTTTTAACAGTTCATCATTGAAATCAAGCGGATCTTTTTTACTCCTATAGAAATAATCCACCATCTGCGCGAAAACCAACCGCTTTGAACGTCCCAGTTTTAAAACGATCCTGTCCAATTTCAGCGCAGTCTGCCTGTTGAACTTTATCGTGCTTAGTGTTTCTTCCTTTGTATTGATCGGATCAGTTGACATAACATTTAATCGTTAAATTAATTATTTATATATCTGCATATATAGCCTACCCATGCTATAGATATGCAGATATATTGAACCCTGCCTGGGGTTCCTTTTTCTTTTACCCTGGCCCTCCCACGGGCCCTAAGAACCCCTGGAGGGTTCTTCAAGCGGGCCTTACGGTATCGTAAGGCCAGAAAGTAGGGCCACTGCCCAACTTCCGCTTGCTCCTTTTTCTGGAAAATGAAAAAGGACTTTTTGCATACTGCCATAACCCCTCGAATTTTTTTAGTAGGAGACCGATCCCAACAGATCTCCCATTAAAAAAATCTATTTTAAAACGTTTCGCTACTATGTCAAAACCCGCAAAGCCATAGTCCGATCTTAAGATAAATTCAACCTAATACAACTTCGTTTTCCAGGTTCCAGGACACCTCGCTTCCAAGAAAAGGATTATAGGACGGGCTGTAAAAGATGTACCCAAAAACCTGAAGCTCACTGATACATTTGTGATAGGTAGAGGTCGATAAGATCTTGGATGAACGCATCAGTTTGCTTCTGCTCACCTGGAAAGGGTGAGTCAAGCCGAGGTTTTCTGAGGCAAAAATCAGCGCAGCCAAAAGGCTCACGTGAAACGCTGAAAGCCTCTGATCCGCCTGAATCCTGTCTTTAAGATATTCAAGATTTTTATTTACGCTCCCCATGCGCCTCCTCTCGATATAATCGTTTGACAACCGCATTTTCAGGCGTACCATAACCCAGGATCCGCCTGATATCCTCACGGCTAAAATATACAATGCGACCAATCTTGGTAAAGGGCAGTTTGCCGCTTACCCGCAAGTGCAGCAAGGTACCGGCAGAAATTTTCATGAGCTTTCTGACCTCAGCACTTTTGAGGTACTCATCAGGCGCTGCCGTTTGGAGCGGTACAATTTTTTTGATCTCTTCGATCAGCTCGCTTTTTAGTTCAAGCAGATCACTTTTGGTAACCAGGTCTAAATTCATGTCTCTTAAAAATTTAATGATCAATGCTCTCCAGCTAGTCACAACAAGAAGCTATGTATTTGGAGATTTCACATCAAAAGTGAGAACAGAAACATGTAATCAGATGCCTAATGGAGGTGTTTGGGCATAAATGCGCTCAACTATACCAATGTTATTTGTCAGGCACATGGGGAACAATATCAAATGCTTTATCCTCATCAGATATAAAAATATGCTTGGAGGAGTCTTCGGGAGAAAAATAATTTTGAGCTGTCGCCAATGATATTGGTTTATCTCCATGAACAAAGTTCTTGGCGATCATTTTATACCATGGACTGTGGCCTTGTGTAACTACGAGCCTTTTGCCATTGGGCAAAACCTGTTTTCGAAGCTGGCGCATCAAAT from Pedobacter endophyticus includes:
- a CDS encoding BfmA/BtgA family mobilization protein; the encoded protein is MSTDPINTKEETLSTIKFNRQTALKLDRIVLKLGRSKRLVFAQMVDYFYRSKKDPLDFNDELLKNMLVKNHQKYIGFIKAQEEMLLIPAKMEMSRISESQRQIIDRFNNEVLKHNANVLNNQNALANAFGESVMILNKILEGLNSKQAMKAQFVFILDSYIRSRDAFGMMTSAREKEDLIALTKEQIRLL
- a CDS encoding helix-turn-helix domain-containing protein, translating into MNLDLVTKSDLLELKSELIEEIKKIVPLQTAAPDEYLKSAEVRKLMKISAGTLLHLRVSGKLPFTKIGRIVYFSREDIRRILGYGTPENAVVKRLYREEAHGERK